The Thalassotalea psychrophila genome window below encodes:
- a CDS encoding 6-carboxytetrahydropterin synthase, with protein sequence MQLFVNDLTVIDFSYLCSDRGVVGESWIVDVLLSGDLNAESMVLDFGIVKKQIKAIIDESVDHKLVLPTLNTDISISKSSRSEHLYVDFDLKDNGLFLQSPSEAFAQIETDYINEVNVTRYLETVIKQQLPENVQGIKLTLRAENINGEYYHYTHGLKKHDGNCQRIAHGHRSTIHIYENEARSTELEEMWCKRWKDIYLATNSDQILSSQVELSDHAKANLKPDHQYFSYYAPQGRFDIAVRAGTLEIVDCDSTVELLADYIARQLKAENDANNYRVVAFEGVGKGAIASA encoded by the coding sequence ATGCAGCTATTTGTTAATGATTTAACTGTTATCGATTTCTCGTACTTATGTAGTGATAGGGGAGTTGTAGGTGAAAGTTGGATAGTTGATGTACTGTTATCCGGTGATCTTAATGCTGAAAGTATGGTGTTAGATTTTGGCATTGTTAAAAAACAAATTAAAGCCATTATTGATGAAAGTGTTGATCACAAGTTAGTGTTGCCTACACTAAATACTGACATTTCAATTTCTAAATCTAGTCGAAGTGAGCATTTATATGTTGATTTCGATCTAAAAGATAACGGCTTGTTCTTACAATCTCCGAGTGAAGCGTTTGCACAAATAGAAACCGATTACATTAACGAAGTTAACGTAACGCGTTACCTTGAAACTGTTATAAAACAACAGCTTCCAGAAAACGTGCAAGGTATAAAATTAACCCTTCGCGCTGAGAATATCAATGGCGAATATTACCATTACACCCATGGTTTGAAAAAACATGATGGAAATTGCCAGCGAATAGCGCATGGTCATCGTTCTACAATTCATATTTATGAAAATGAAGCGCGCTCAACTGAACTTGAGGAAATGTGGTGTAAACGCTGGAAAGATATTTATCTGGCAACTAATTCTGATCAAATATTGTCAAGCCAAGTTGAATTGTCAGACCATGCAAAAGCTAATTTAAAACCCGATCATCAATACTTTTCTTACTATGCACCGCAAGGAAGGTTTGACATTGCGGTAAGAGCAGGCACACTGGAAATAGTTGATTGTGATTCTACAGTTGAACTATTAGCAGATTACATTGCCAGACAATTAAAAGCAGAAAACGACGCTAATAACTATAGAGTTGTTGCATTTGAAGGCGTAGGTAAAGGAGCAATAGCAAGTGCTTAA
- a CDS encoding M23 family metallopeptidase → MLKKFPINKVVTGLLFVCLSQSVQAKVLLELDGDITQGGLVVGSTNPGNAVYLDKDPLKVSRHGLFTLGFSRDDDKTHELKIVKTDGEKLLQYLTPTKRKYNVQSIEGIDKKIMEPSAEALKQIAKDSIQIRAARAISSDNIDFAHGFKAPATGRITGVYGSQRIYNGVPKNPHYGLDYAGPKGTAVKSPAAGIITLWSPNMFYSGGTLIIDHGHGITSTFLHLSASKVEVGDKVLQGQPIAEIGSTGRSTGPHLDWRVNWHNVRLDPALALTLPNSHTFKAKKTKAAE, encoded by the coding sequence GTGCTTAAGAAATTTCCAATAAATAAAGTAGTTACTGGCTTATTATTTGTATGTTTAAGTCAATCAGTACAGGCAAAGGTATTACTTGAGCTTGATGGCGATATAACTCAAGGCGGTCTAGTCGTAGGTAGTACGAATCCTGGTAATGCGGTCTATTTAGACAAAGATCCATTGAAAGTATCTCGTCACGGTTTATTTACCTTAGGTTTTTCCCGAGATGATGACAAAACTCATGAGCTTAAAATAGTAAAAACTGATGGTGAAAAATTGCTGCAGTATTTAACCCCAACTAAGCGTAAATATAATGTTCAAAGCATTGAAGGCATTGATAAAAAAATTATGGAGCCAAGTGCTGAAGCATTAAAACAAATTGCCAAAGACAGTATACAAATTCGAGCGGCAAGGGCGATTTCATCAGATAATATAGATTTTGCCCATGGTTTTAAAGCTCCAGCTACAGGACGAATTACAGGTGTTTATGGTAGTCAACGGATTTACAATGGTGTACCTAAAAACCCTCATTACGGATTAGATTATGCAGGACCCAAAGGTACTGCGGTAAAATCTCCTGCGGCGGGTATTATCACGCTTTGGTCACCGAATATGTTTTATTCTGGCGGTACATTGATAATTGATCATGGTCACGGCATTACTTCTACATTTTTACATTTAAGCGCAAGCAAAGTTGAAGTTGGTGATAAAGTATTACAAGGCCAACCAATTGCTGAAATTGGTTCGACAGGGCGCTCAACTGGTCCTCATCTTGATTGGCGAGTAAATTGGCACAATGTAAGACTTGATCCAGCATTGGCATTAACATTGCCTAACTCTCATACATTTAAAGCAAAAAAGACTAAAGCGGCAGAGTAG